The genomic region GTGGATGCGACCTTGCCGTATAAGCTGGCGCCTTTTGTTATCCCGCAGCTCAAGACCATTACTTTGGGTGGCGCGGTGACGGGAATGGGCGTGGAATCGACCTCCTTTCGCAATGGGTTGCCGCATGAATCCGTTCTTGAAATGGATATTTTAACCGGCACGGGTGAGATTATTACCTGCTCGCGCACTCAGAATGTGGACCTATTTCGCTCGTTTCCCAACTCTTATGGCTCGTTGGGTTATGCCGTGCGTTTGAAAATTGAGCTGGAAGAAGTCGCGGATTTTATTGAGCTCAACCACGTGCGCTTTCATGACTTGGAAAGCTACCAAGACGCGGTGGCACGCTACGTTAATGAGCAGACTTTTGAGGGCAAGGACTTACACGGCATCGACGGGGTGTCTTTTTCGGCCGATGAGTCCTACCTGGTTTTAGCCGTAGCGACCGATGAGCCGGGCCCGGTCTCTGATTACACCCGGGATGAGATTTACTACCGCTCGCTGCACCACCCGGAAGGTATCAAGCGCGACCGGTTGACCATCCGCGATTATATCTGGCGCTGGGATACCGACTGGTTCTGGTGCTCGCGGGCTTTTGGCGCGCAGGAACCGGCGGTGCGCAAGCTGTGGCCGCGGGAGCTGCGACGCAGCTCGTTTTATTGGAAGTTAATTGGCATCGATCGCAAATACGATGTCGAGCACAACCTGATTAATAAGCGCAAGGGCGAGCCGCATCGGGAGCGCGTGGTGCAAGACGTCGAAGTCACCGTCGACCACATTGCAGAATGGTTGGACTGGTTTTTCAACGCCTGCGATATCCAGCCGGTGTGGCTGTGCCCGATCAAGCTAAATTCCAAGTCGACGGAGCTTATCGGCACCGGTGAGAAGACCAAGGATGCCACGGTGCCGTGGCCGCTGTATCCGCTGGATCCGGAAACCACCTGGATTAACTTTGGTTTCTGGTCGGCGGTGCCCGGTGACCATGTCTCTGCGGATGCTGAGCCCGGCGCGTTTAACCGGGTGATTGAACAGCGTGTCTCGGAGATGGGCGGGCATAAGTCGCTGTACTCCGAGGCGTTTTATAGCCGCGAAGAGTTTGAACAGCTCTATGGCGGCAAGCTGCCCGAGGCACTCAAGCAGGTCTATGACCCGGATAAGCGCTTTCCGGGGCTGTACGAAAAGACCGTCACTGGGGCATAGCCCGATGGGCTAAACGCCCATCGGGGACGAAAACCCCCTGCACAATTTCATAGTCATATATCAATAACCATAATTAGATGAAGGAATGGATTTAGCGATGAGTACCGCGTTTCAACCGATGACTGTCGGCGAGATCATCGATGCAATGATCAAGACCCCAAACCCTTTTTACTGGAAGGCTTTTGACGGCTCGACTGCTGGATCCCCCGAGGCGAAGTACACCGTAAACATTAACTCCCCCGAAGGCTTGTCCTATATCGTCACCAACCCCGGCGATGTCGGCCTCGCGCGTGCTTTTGTCACCGAAGGCCTCACCGTCGAAGGAGAGCACCTCGCGCACCCCTATGGCATCTTCGACTCCCTGCGCGATCTCTACGCCCAGTTCCAAAAGCCGGATTTTTCCACCATGGCAAAAATCTTGCGCTCTTTGGGCTCCATGGGTGCTATCCAAGTTCAGCCGGTGCCCGAGGTAGAGCGTTCCTCGTGGATTGAGCGCAAGTTGCGCAGTGGGCTATCGCGTCACACGAAAGAACGCGACGCCGAGGTCATCTCCGACCACTACGACGTGGGCAATGACTTCTATGAGTTGTTCTTGGGTGAGGCCATGACCTATACCTGTGCCTACTACCCAGAAGAAGATGCCAGCTTGGATGAGGCGCAGGAAAATAAGTACCGCCTGGTCTTTGACAAGCTCAATCTCAAACCTGGCGATACTCACTTGGACGTCGGCTGTGGCTGGGGCGGCATGGTCCGTTATGCCGCACGCCAGGGCGTGAAGTCGTTGGGCGTGACGCTATCGCGCGAACAAGCAGACTGGGCGCAGGCCAAGATTGAAGAAGAAGGCTTGGGCGATCTCGCAGAAGTGCGCTTTTTGGACTACCGCGATGTGACCGAAACCGGTTTTGACGGCATCTCGGCGATTGGTTTGCTCGAGCACATCGGCGTGGATAACTACAAGGACTTCTTTAACTTTATGCATGACAAGCTGCACGAAGGCGGCGTCATGCTCAATCACTGCATTACCTACCCGGACAATCACAAGACCGCCAAGGGTACGTTTATTGACCGGTATATCTTCCCCGATGGTGAGCTCACGGGCTCGGGCACAATTACCAAGTCCATGCAGGATATTGGCTTTGAGGTCGTACACACCGAATCGCTGCGCTTTGATTACATGCGCACCTTGCGCGATTGGTGCGAGAACTTGAAGGGCAATTGGGACCGCGCCGTGCAATTAGTCGGGCTTCCCACCGCTAAGTTGTGGGGCATGTACATGGCAGGATCTGAGTGGGGCTTTGAGCACAATGTGGTCAACCTCTACCAGTTCGTCGGCATCAAGCTTGATGATGAAGGTGGCCGCGCAGGCCTTCCCGAGCGCCGCTGGTGGAACGACTCCGTCTTCTAAAGGCGTTTACTTACAGGTGATAGCGCAGCCCCAGCACCGTCATGCCGGCCAGCAGCAGACTCAACAATACTGCGGTAAGCCGCATGAGTCCGGGGTGCTCGCGGCGCGGAATCACAACCAGTAATCCGGCGCCTAAGACGCCGCCGATGGTGTTGAAGAAAAGGTCATCGATATCGGTATAACCCAGTGCGAAGGCGTACTGGGTTATTTCGATCCCCACCGAGGCAGCACAGCTTGCCCCCACGGCAAGCAAAAAGCTTTTGGTGCGCGCATAAAGCCCTGCGGCCAAGGGCACAAAGAGGGCAATATTGCCCAAGGAGTTAGTCCAGGGGGCGTACCAATAGTTGGGGCGGTCGAAGCCATCGAAAAGCTTGGTATCGATGCTGCGGACGGCGTGCGCTGGCCCATCGACGAGCCCGGGGATGTCAACAAAAGGCTTGCCGAGCGTCACTAATGCGATCACCACAATAGATAGGGTAATTACAAGCGGTGCTGACACAGCGCGTGACGAAGGAGCAGCCGGTGACGGACGGGTCGAAGACGGTCGGGTCGAAGTTGAGATCATGATCCACACAACTTAGCAGGCTGAGATTAAAGGCGGCTGGCAAGTTTGACGCGAATTGACCATAGCATGGAAAAGGACTGGGGAGAGTATGAAAATCTGGGACGCCATCGTGGTGGGCGCGGGGCAATCGGGGCTGGCCACGGCCTATTATTTGCAGAAATTCGGCGTGGAGTTTGTGATGTTAGACGCACATGACTCCGCCGGTGGCATGTGGCCAGATACCTGGCCGTCCTTGACGTTATTTAGCCCAGCGGATGCCTCGAATCTGCCTGGTAAACCCATGCCGTCCTATCCGGGCTTTCCGCCGGCCTCGCACGTGGTGGAGTATTTAGAAGACTATGAAGCCCGCTATGATTTTCCGATTATCCGGCCGGTGCGGGTCGAAGATGTCTCCGTGGATGACGGAGTGTTTCGCGTGCACGCGGGTGACAAGGAGTGGCATGCGCGCGCGGTGGTGGCGGCCACGGGCACGTGGGATGCACCGTTTGTGCCCTTTTACCCAGGGGAGTTTGCTGGCACGCAGTGGCATGCGCGCAATTATCCGGGGCCAGACGAGTTTGCTGGTTCCACAGTCGCGGTGGTCGGCGGTTCGGATTCCGGCGCGCAGATTGC from Corynebacterium ammoniagenes DSM 20306 harbors:
- a CDS encoding FAD-binding oxidoreductase, translating into MSVSQSLLNIGGNVTNALGSLVQRRSVDAEEIVPVGWYRHQQGIDKLKASFDAVPRGQRVRLAKKTSNLFRGREGNSAGLDVSGLAGVIEIDPVERTAEVQGMCTYEDLVDATLPYKLAPFVIPQLKTITLGGAVTGMGVESTSFRNGLPHESVLEMDILTGTGEIITCSRTQNVDLFRSFPNSYGSLGYAVRLKIELEEVADFIELNHVRFHDLESYQDAVARYVNEQTFEGKDLHGIDGVSFSADESYLVLAVATDEPGPVSDYTRDEIYYRSLHHPEGIKRDRLTIRDYIWRWDTDWFWCSRAFGAQEPAVRKLWPRELRRSSFYWKLIGIDRKYDVEHNLINKRKGEPHRERVVQDVEVTVDHIAEWLDWFFNACDIQPVWLCPIKLNSKSTELIGTGEKTKDATVPWPLYPLDPETTWINFGFWSAVPGDHVSADAEPGAFNRVIEQRVSEMGGHKSLYSEAFYSREEFEQLYGGKLPEALKQVYDPDKRFPGLYEKTVTGA
- a CDS encoding class I SAM-dependent methyltransferase, with protein sequence MSTAFQPMTVGEIIDAMIKTPNPFYWKAFDGSTAGSPEAKYTVNINSPEGLSYIVTNPGDVGLARAFVTEGLTVEGEHLAHPYGIFDSLRDLYAQFQKPDFSTMAKILRSLGSMGAIQVQPVPEVERSSWIERKLRSGLSRHTKERDAEVISDHYDVGNDFYELFLGEAMTYTCAYYPEEDASLDEAQENKYRLVFDKLNLKPGDTHLDVGCGWGGMVRYAARQGVKSLGVTLSREQADWAQAKIEEEGLGDLAEVRFLDYRDVTETGFDGISAIGLLEHIGVDNYKDFFNFMHDKLHEGGVMLNHCITYPDNHKTAKGTFIDRYIFPDGELTGSGTITKSMQDIGFEVVHTESLRFDYMRTLRDWCENLKGNWDRAVQLVGLPTAKLWGMYMAGSEWGFEHNVVNLYQFVGIKLDDEGGRAGLPERRWWNDSVF
- a CDS encoding VanZ family protein translates to MVIALVTLGKPFVDIPGLVDGPAHAVRSIDTKLFDGFDRPNYWYAPWTNSLGNIALFVPLAAGLYARTKSFLLAVGASCAASVGIEITQYAFALGYTDIDDLFFNTIGGVLGAGLLVVIPRREHPGLMRLTAVLLSLLLAGMTVLGLRYHL
- a CDS encoding NAD(P)-binding domain-containing protein, translated to MKIWDAIVVGAGQSGLATAYYLQKFGVEFVMLDAHDSAGGMWPDTWPSLTLFSPADASNLPGKPMPSYPGFPPASHVVEYLEDYEARYDFPIIRPVRVEDVSVDDGVFRVHAGDKEWHARAVVAATGTWDAPFVPFYPGEFAGTQWHARNYPGPDEFAGSTVAVVGGSDSGAQIAADLLNAGVATRWFSREEPHWLPDDVDGRVLFQRARQQILGTREPDGESERKIQGDIVVVPPVRKARDEGKLYAQPMFSSLDELDVDHLIWATGFRPVLKPFRNLLDKNSQPKVEGLYLVGYGNWTGPASATLAGVGPFAKKTARKVARGHR